One Nonomuraea angiospora DNA segment encodes these proteins:
- a CDS encoding aminotransferase class IV: MNIPVWVNGELIDPAQATVSVFDHGLMVGDGVFETIKIVQGRSFALTRHLDRLTLSAQRMDLPEPDVDAIADGIGKLLAVAPAWELGRIRVTYTSGPGPLGSDRGDQGTTSVVIVDEQKPFPATAAVTVVPWPRNERGALSGVKSTSYGDNAKALLYAKKRGGGEAIFGNLAGDLCEGTGSNIFIVRDGRLLTPTLEAGCLAGVTRALVLEWCGGEETDVPLSALYEAEEAFLTSTTRDVQPIKLVDDTELPIAPGPITTKAMRIFAERSAADLNP, translated from the coding sequence ATGAACATCCCTGTCTGGGTCAACGGCGAGCTGATCGACCCCGCGCAGGCCACCGTCTCGGTGTTCGACCACGGACTCATGGTCGGCGACGGCGTCTTCGAGACCATCAAGATCGTCCAGGGCCGGTCGTTCGCGCTCACCCGCCACCTCGACCGGCTCACGCTCTCCGCCCAGCGCATGGACCTGCCCGAGCCCGACGTCGACGCCATCGCCGACGGCATCGGCAAGCTCCTGGCCGTCGCGCCCGCGTGGGAGCTCGGCCGCATCCGCGTCACCTACACCAGCGGCCCCGGCCCCCTGGGCTCCGACCGCGGCGACCAGGGCACCACCTCCGTCGTCATCGTGGACGAGCAGAAGCCGTTCCCGGCCACCGCCGCCGTCACCGTCGTCCCCTGGCCCCGCAACGAGCGCGGCGCCCTGTCCGGGGTCAAGAGCACCTCGTACGGCGACAACGCCAAGGCCCTGCTGTACGCCAAGAAGCGCGGGGGCGGCGAGGCCATCTTCGGCAACCTGGCGGGCGACCTCTGCGAGGGCACCGGCTCCAACATCTTCATCGTCCGCGACGGCCGCCTGCTCACCCCCACCCTCGAGGCCGGCTGCCTGGCCGGGGTGACCAGGGCGCTGGTGCTCGAATGGTGCGGCGGGGAGGAGACCGACGTGCCGCTGTCGGCGCTGTACGAGGCCGAGGAGGCGTTCCTCACCTCGACGACCCGCGACGTCCAGCCGATCAAGCTCGTCGACGACACCGAGCTGCCGATCGCTCCCGGCCCGATCACCACCAAGGCCATGCGGATCTTCGCCGAGCGTTCCGCAGCCGACCTCAACCCGTAG
- a CDS encoding hemerythrin domain-containing protein gives MGEQDVIDLLVIQHSQIRDLFDEVEQAPPDKVEEAFERLTRMLSVHETAEEEIVHPYARRKLDNGQGVVGDRLTEENRAKRLLLDLHKGGVDHPHFWERLGELRLAVTAHARSEERYEFVKLRANTSVVERRAMAAAVRAAESLAPLRPHPGTESATKNMLVGTPIALMERARELIGKALGKRG, from the coding sequence GTGGGTGAACAAGATGTCATCGATTTGCTGGTGATCCAGCACAGCCAGATCAGGGACCTGTTCGACGAGGTGGAGCAGGCGCCGCCGGACAAGGTGGAGGAGGCCTTCGAGCGCCTCACGCGGATGTTGTCCGTGCACGAGACGGCCGAGGAGGAGATCGTCCATCCGTACGCGCGCAGGAAGCTCGACAACGGGCAGGGCGTCGTGGGCGATCGCCTGACCGAGGAGAACCGCGCCAAACGGCTCCTCCTCGACCTCCACAAGGGCGGAGTGGACCATCCGCACTTCTGGGAACGGCTCGGCGAGCTGCGCCTGGCCGTGACCGCGCACGCCCGCAGCGAGGAGCGGTACGAGTTCGTCAAGCTGCGCGCGAACACCTCCGTGGTCGAGCGGCGGGCCATGGCCGCGGCGGTGCGGGCGGCCGAGAGCCTCGCCCCGCTGCGCCCGCACCCCGGCACGGAGAGCGCCACCAAGAACATGCTGGTGGGCACGCCGATCGCACTGATGGAGCGGGCGCGGGAGCTGATCGGCAAGGCGCTCGGCAAGCGCGGCTGA
- a CDS encoding nuclear transport factor 2 family protein, which translates to MDTQEIADRLEITGLLARYTRAIDSGQWDLLDEVFSPDAVIDYRATGGIRGTRDEVKAWLAEVLAHWPGRLHLIGAPAIDFQDGEARVSAPFTDTLAPTRDMVAADTAGFLHGGGWYHHRLRRTSGGWRSVELVEEQAWRTVR; encoded by the coding sequence ATGGACACGCAGGAGATCGCCGATCGGCTCGAAATCACCGGGCTGCTGGCCCGCTACACCCGCGCCATCGACTCCGGCCAGTGGGACCTGCTCGACGAGGTGTTCAGCCCGGACGCGGTGATCGACTACCGTGCCACCGGCGGCATCAGGGGCACCCGGGACGAGGTCAAGGCCTGGCTCGCCGAGGTGCTGGCGCACTGGCCGGGGCGGCTGCACCTCATCGGGGCCCCGGCCATCGACTTCCAGGACGGCGAGGCGCGCGTGAGCGCCCCCTTCACCGACACCCTCGCCCCCACCAGGGACATGGTCGCCGCGGACACCGCGGGCTTCCTGCACGGCGGCGGCTGGTACCACCATCGCCTGCGGCGCACCTCCGGCGGGTGGCGCAGCGTGGAGCTGGTGGAGGAGCAGGCCTGGCGCACCGTCCGGTGA
- a CDS encoding DUF4291 family protein: MRLFASLGGMDVPYRQIRAAYTDDSITVYQAYDAAIAGPAVAAQRFVAPFKLGGRGACGRERPAARGAALSPA; encoded by the coding sequence GTGCGGCTCTTCGCCAGTCTGGGCGGCATGGACGTCCCCTACCGGCAGATCCGCGCCGCCTACACCGACGACTCGATCACCGTCTACCAGGCTTACGACGCCGCCATCGCCGGGCCGGCCGTGGCGGCGCAGCGGTTCGTGGCGCCGTTCAAGCTCGGCGGTCGTGGCGCGTGCGGACGTGAGCGGCCTGCTGCCCGTGGAGCGGCCCTATCCCCTGCCTGA
- a CDS encoding LLM class flavin-dependent oxidoreductase yields MQFGIFSVGDVTTDPTTGRTPTEHERIKAMVAIALKAEEVGLDVFATGEHHNPPFVPSSPTTMLGYIAAKTERLILSTATTLITTNDPVKIAEDFAMLQHLADGRVDLMLGRGNTGPVYPWFGQDIRQGIPLAVENYSLLHKLWHEDVVDWEGRFRTPLQGFTSTPRPLDGVPPFVWHGSIRSPEIAEQAAYYGDGFFANNIFWPKEHFMRLIHLYRQRYAHYGHGTAEQAVVGLGGQVFMRKSSQDAVREFRPYFDVAPVYGHGPSLEEFMAETPLTVGSPQQVIDRTLEFRDYFGDYQRQLFLMDHAGLPLKTVLEQLDLLGEEVVPVLRKEFAKDRPAEVPDGPTHAARVPAVTA; encoded by the coding sequence GTGCAGTTCGGAATCTTCAGTGTGGGCGACGTCACCACTGACCCCACCACGGGCAGGACGCCGACGGAGCACGAGCGGATCAAGGCGATGGTGGCGATCGCGCTCAAGGCCGAGGAGGTCGGGCTCGACGTGTTCGCGACCGGCGAGCACCACAACCCGCCCTTCGTGCCGTCCTCGCCGACCACCATGCTCGGCTACATCGCGGCCAAGACGGAGCGCCTGATCCTGTCCACCGCCACCACGTTGATCACGACCAACGACCCGGTGAAGATCGCCGAGGACTTCGCCATGCTCCAGCACCTGGCGGACGGCCGGGTGGACCTCATGCTGGGCCGGGGCAACACCGGGCCCGTCTACCCGTGGTTCGGCCAGGACATCAGGCAGGGCATCCCGCTCGCCGTCGAGAACTACTCCCTACTGCACAAGCTCTGGCACGAGGACGTCGTCGACTGGGAGGGGCGCTTCCGCACCCCGCTGCAGGGCTTCACCTCGACGCCCCGCCCGCTGGACGGGGTGCCGCCGTTCGTGTGGCACGGCTCGATCCGCAGCCCCGAGATCGCCGAGCAGGCCGCCTACTACGGCGACGGCTTCTTCGCCAACAACATCTTCTGGCCGAAGGAGCACTTCATGCGCCTGATCCACCTCTACCGCCAGCGCTACGCGCACTACGGCCACGGCACGGCGGAGCAGGCCGTCGTGGGCCTGGGCGGCCAGGTGTTCATGCGCAAGAGCTCGCAGGACGCGGTGCGCGAGTTCCGCCCGTACTTCGACGTCGCCCCCGTGTACGGCCACGGGCCGTCGCTGGAGGAGTTCATGGCGGAGACGCCGCTCACCGTGGGCAGCCCGCAGCAGGTCATCGACAGGACCCTCGAGTTCAGGGACTACTTCGGCGACTACCAGCGCCAGCTGTTCCTGATGGACCACGCGGGCCTGCCGCTGAAGACCGTGCTGGAGCAGCTCGACCTCCTCGGCGAGGAGGTCGTGCCGGTACTGCGCAAGGAGTTCGCCAAGGACCGCCCCGCCGAGGTGCCGGACGGGCCCACCCACGCGGCCCGCGTCCCGGCCGTCACCGCCTGA
- a CDS encoding Rid family hydrolase, which translates to MIAFLGQGRMGVPMARRLTRAGYKVTTWRRGSGVTAAEAVDGAELVITMLSDPAAVREVLTAALPGLRPGATVVEMSTIGPEAVRELRALLPAEVGLVDAPVLGSVGPAADGTLTVLAGGDVSGCREVLSVFGAVRELGPLGAGAAMKIAVMSAIVPAQVLLAETFAYGEAHGVDRDALAGVLSGTPLGTLAERLRVPSAETRYSLGHAAKDLELGAWEGATMAGAARARLQQARAAGLGERDLTAIAEHVGGHIDGGAARRAVPLNLSTIPATNGRYSHAVRVGDMLYVSGQAAFDEQGNIVGEGSMAAQSEHIFQVISRILADQGATFEDIAFIRTYVTDMDQLLDYGRVRARYITGTPPASTTVEVSRLFRPGLVLEVDLIVALPG; encoded by the coding sequence ATGATTGCTTTTCTCGGACAGGGACGCATGGGCGTCCCCATGGCCCGGCGGCTGACCCGGGCCGGGTACAAGGTGACGACGTGGCGGCGGGGGAGCGGCGTGACCGCGGCGGAGGCCGTGGACGGGGCCGAGCTGGTCATCACCATGCTCAGCGACCCGGCCGCGGTGCGGGAGGTGCTGACGGCGGCGCTGCCGGGGCTGCGGCCCGGCGCGACGGTGGTGGAGATGTCCACGATCGGCCCGGAGGCGGTGCGCGAGCTGCGCGCGCTGCTGCCTGCCGAGGTGGGCCTGGTGGACGCGCCGGTGCTGGGCAGCGTGGGTCCCGCGGCCGACGGCACGCTCACCGTGCTGGCCGGCGGCGACGTGTCGGGCTGCCGCGAGGTGCTGTCGGTGTTCGGGGCGGTGCGGGAGCTCGGGCCGCTGGGCGCGGGCGCGGCCATGAAGATCGCCGTCATGAGCGCGATCGTGCCCGCCCAGGTGCTGCTGGCGGAGACGTTCGCGTACGGGGAGGCGCACGGCGTGGACCGTGACGCGCTGGCCGGCGTGCTGTCGGGCACCCCGCTGGGCACCCTCGCCGAGCGGCTGCGCGTGCCGTCCGCCGAGACCCGCTACTCGCTGGGGCACGCGGCCAAGGACCTGGAGCTGGGCGCCTGGGAGGGCGCCACCATGGCCGGCGCCGCCCGGGCCAGGCTGCAGCAGGCGCGGGCGGCCGGGCTGGGGGAGCGCGACCTGACGGCGATCGCCGAGCACGTCGGCGGGCACATTGACGGGGGCGCCGCCCGTCGCGCGGTGCCGCTGAACCTGTCCACGATCCCCGCCACGAACGGCCGTTACTCCCACGCCGTGCGCGTCGGCGACATGCTCTACGTCTCCGGCCAGGCCGCCTTCGACGAGCAGGGGAACATCGTCGGCGAAGGATCCATGGCCGCCCAGTCCGAGCACATCTTCCAGGTCATCTCGCGCATCCTGGCCGACCAGGGGGCGACGTTCGAGGACATCGCGTTCATCCGGACGTACGTGACGGACATGGACCAGCTCCTCGACTACGGACGGGTCCGTGCGAGGTACATCACCGGCACGCCCCCGGCCAGCACCACCGTGGAGGTGTCCAGGCTGTTCCGGCCGGGGCTGGTGCTGGAGGTGGACCTGATCGTCGCGCTCCCCGGCTAA
- a CDS encoding FMN reductase: protein MKLAVVTAGLTQPSSSRLLADRLTQAVTGQAQAEVRVIELRDLAVDIANNFVTGFPNARLREAIEAVTEADGLIAVTPIFSGSYSGLFKSFFDVIDDGALAGKPVLIAATGGTARHSLALEHALRPLFAYLRAVVVPTAVYAASEDWGGAADAFTDGLGPRIARAAEELADLLLHRGPRAQSKEGAEEEVVPFEQQLAALRPLD from the coding sequence ATGAAGCTCGCCGTCGTCACGGCGGGGCTGACCCAGCCCTCCTCCAGCCGCCTGCTCGCCGACCGCCTGACGCAGGCGGTCACGGGCCAGGCGCAGGCCGAGGTACGCGTGATCGAGCTGCGCGACCTCGCCGTGGACATCGCGAACAACTTCGTGACCGGCTTCCCGAACGCCCGGCTGCGCGAGGCGATCGAGGCGGTGACGGAGGCCGACGGGCTCATCGCGGTCACGCCGATCTTCAGCGGCTCGTACAGCGGCCTGTTCAAGTCCTTCTTCGACGTGATCGACGACGGGGCGCTGGCCGGCAAGCCCGTGCTGATCGCCGCCACCGGCGGCACGGCCCGGCACTCGCTGGCGCTGGAGCACGCGCTGCGCCCGCTCTTCGCCTACCTGCGCGCCGTCGTCGTCCCCACCGCCGTGTACGCGGCCTCGGAGGACTGGGGCGGCGCGGCCGACGCCTTCACCGACGGCCTCGGCCCGCGCATCGCCCGCGCCGCCGAGGAGCTGGCCGACCTGCTGCTGCACCGCGGGCCCAGGGCCCAGTCCAAGGAGGGGGCCGAGGAGGAGGTCGTCCCGTTCGAGCAGCAGCTGGCCGCGCTGCGACCCTTGGACTAG
- a CDS encoding LysR family transcriptional regulator: MRDLNALDPGALRLFHEVAASGSFTAAAELLGYTQSAVSRRVAALERATGGPLFERLPRGVRLTPAGKALHRHAVAVLDRLERAGEELAAIHTGRGGTLRVGAFATANVDLVPGTLKRFAERRPDVELRLVEGLTSRLMDRLRGGALDVAVISDYPAGLSPEGVRTVPLREDRLLVALPGGHRLAAEADVDLRDLADERWIEAAPRGQPTLLVTACAAAGFTPRGGLRVAEWTGKFGFVAAGLGVTLVPELAARAVPRDLVLRPLRGMAPARKVYAALPETPLPAALELVEMLGEWTMCTTVSPT, translated from the coding sequence ATGCGAGATCTGAATGCCTTGGACCCGGGAGCGCTGCGGCTGTTCCACGAGGTCGCCGCGAGCGGCTCCTTCACGGCCGCCGCCGAGCTGCTCGGATACACCCAGTCGGCGGTCTCCCGCCGCGTCGCCGCGCTGGAGCGCGCCACCGGCGGGCCGCTCTTCGAGCGCCTGCCGCGCGGGGTGCGCCTGACCCCGGCGGGGAAGGCGCTGCACCGGCACGCCGTGGCCGTGCTCGACCGGCTCGAACGCGCGGGCGAGGAGCTGGCCGCCATCCACACCGGCCGGGGCGGGACGCTGCGGGTGGGCGCGTTCGCCACCGCCAACGTGGACCTGGTGCCGGGCACGCTGAAACGGTTCGCCGAGCGGCGGCCCGACGTGGAGCTGCGGCTGGTCGAGGGGCTGACCTCGCGGCTGATGGACCGGCTGCGCGGGGGCGCGCTCGACGTGGCCGTGATCAGCGACTACCCGGCCGGGCTGTCCCCCGAGGGCGTCCGTACGGTGCCGCTGCGCGAGGACCGGCTGCTGGTCGCGCTGCCCGGCGGCCACCGCCTGGCCGCCGAGGCCGACGTGGACCTGCGGGACCTGGCCGACGAGAGGTGGATCGAGGCCGCCCCGCGCGGGCAGCCGACCCTGCTGGTGACCGCGTGCGCGGCGGCCGGGTTCACGCCGCGCGGCGGGCTGCGGGTGGCCGAGTGGACGGGCAAGTTCGGGTTCGTCGCCGCGGGGCTCGGGGTGACGCTGGTGCCGGAGCTGGCGGCGCGGGCCGTGCCGCGGGACCTGGTGCTGCGGCCGCTGCGGGGCATGGCGCCCGCGCGGAAGGTGTACGCGGCCCTGCCCGAGACGCCGCTGCCGGCCGCGCTGGAGCTCGTCGAAATGCTGGGAGAATGGACAATGTGTACGACGGTTTCGCCCACTTAG
- the hutH gene encoding histidine ammonia-lyase, which translates to MRDNEVVNVGPEPLTFDDVIRVARHGAPVQLTDDALAAISAARQRVDELAESPTPAYGISTGFGALATRHIDPALRAQLQRSLVRSHAAGSGPEVETEVVRALMLLRLHTLATGHTGIRPTTAKTLAALISAGITPVVHEYGSLGCSGDLAPLAHVALTLMGEGVVRDASGNLQPAGEALKQANIDPVELAAKEGLALINGTDGMLGMLILAIHDLTALVRTADVSAAMSVEALLGTDRVFMPELQALRPHPGQALSAANMTKVLRESGIMASHRDPESCTRVQDAYSLRCAPQVAGAARDTIAHAATVAGWELASAVDNPAVLADGRVESNGNFHGAPIAYVLDFLAVVAADLASMSERRTDRFLDVARNHGLPAFLAHDPGVDSGHMIAQYTQAAIVSELKRLAVPASVDSIPSSAMQEDHVSMGWSAARKLRRSVDGLTRVLAVEVLTAARALDLRAPLEPAPATAAVVKALRETVPAPGPDRFLAPEIESAVRLVAEGGVVAAAESVTGPLN; encoded by the coding sequence ATGCGCGACAACGAAGTCGTGAACGTCGGCCCCGAGCCCCTGACCTTCGACGACGTCATCCGGGTGGCCCGCCACGGAGCCCCCGTACAGCTCACCGACGACGCCCTGGCCGCCATCTCGGCGGCCCGCCAGCGGGTGGACGAACTGGCCGAGAGCCCGACGCCCGCGTACGGCATCTCGACGGGCTTCGGAGCCCTGGCCACCCGCCACATCGACCCGGCCCTGCGCGCCCAGCTCCAGCGCTCGCTGGTGCGCTCCCACGCGGCGGGCAGCGGACCCGAGGTCGAGACCGAGGTCGTGCGCGCGCTCATGCTGCTGCGCCTGCACACGCTCGCCACCGGCCACACCGGCATCAGGCCCACCACGGCCAAGACCCTGGCCGCGCTGATCAGCGCGGGCATCACGCCGGTCGTCCACGAGTACGGAAGCCTCGGCTGCTCGGGCGACCTCGCGCCGCTGGCGCACGTCGCGCTCACGCTGATGGGCGAGGGCGTCGTACGCGACGCCTCCGGGAACCTCCAGCCGGCCGGCGAGGCGCTCAAGCAGGCCAATATCGACCCCGTCGAGCTGGCCGCCAAGGAGGGCCTGGCGCTCATCAACGGCACGGACGGCATGCTCGGCATGCTCATCCTGGCCATCCACGACCTCACGGCGCTCGTCAGGACGGCCGACGTGAGCGCCGCGATGAGCGTGGAGGCGCTGCTGGGCACGGACCGGGTGTTCATGCCGGAGCTGCAGGCGCTCAGGCCGCACCCCGGCCAGGCCCTGTCCGCCGCCAACATGACCAAGGTCCTGCGCGAGTCCGGGATCATGGCCAGCCACCGCGACCCGGAGTCCTGCACCCGCGTCCAGGACGCCTACTCGCTGCGCTGCGCGCCCCAGGTCGCCGGGGCCGCCCGCGACACGATCGCGCACGCCGCCACCGTGGCCGGGTGGGAGCTGGCCAGCGCCGTCGACAACCCCGCCGTGCTGGCCGACGGCCGGGTCGAGTCCAACGGCAACTTCCACGGCGCGCCGATCGCGTACGTCCTGGACTTCCTGGCCGTGGTGGCCGCCGACCTGGCCTCGATGTCGGAGCGGCGTACCGACCGGTTCCTGGACGTGGCCCGCAACCACGGCCTGCCGGCGTTCCTGGCCCACGACCCCGGCGTGGACTCGGGTCACATGATCGCCCAGTACACCCAGGCGGCCATCGTCTCCGAGCTCAAGCGCCTGGCCGTGCCCGCCAGCGTGGACTCGATCCCCAGCTCGGCCATGCAGGAGGACCACGTGTCCATGGGCTGGTCGGCCGCGCGCAAGCTGCGCAGGTCGGTGGACGGGCTCACCCGCGTGCTGGCGGTCGAGGTGCTCACCGCCGCCCGCGCGCTCGACCTGCGCGCCCCTCTGGAGCCCGCGCCCGCGACCGCGGCCGTCGTCAAGGCGCTGCGCGAGACCGTGCCCGCCCCCGGGCCGGACCGCTTCCTCGCGCCGGAGATCGAGTCCGCCGTACGCCTGGTCGCCGAGGGCGGCGTGGTGGCGGCGGCCGAGTCGGTCACCGGGCCCCTGAATTAG
- a CDS encoding IclR family transcriptional regulator → MTGDEPSDLIRSVSRALRVLEEVSRADRPLSVKVIARRCGLNLSTSYHLVRTLCYEGYLHRLPDGDYLPGSQVAERFHEMLESFERPPRASEVLRHLADASGHTAYLAQLADGRLMVVEVAEGPRSPWLEDLQAGLETAPHATALGKALLLSLPPHVRRGVLTGHGMQRFTSVTPSSVEELEEELAGLRPGQVVEEHGQFRQDVACAGAIVPGTQWAIGISARGLTVPTPAAAHLALAVRDLAGP, encoded by the coding sequence ATGACAGGGGATGAACCCAGCGATCTGATCCGCAGCGTCTCCCGCGCGCTCCGCGTGCTGGAAGAGGTCTCGCGTGCCGACCGGCCGCTGTCGGTCAAGGTCATCGCCCGCCGATGCGGCCTTAACCTGTCCACCTCGTACCATCTCGTCCGCACCCTGTGCTACGAGGGCTACCTGCACCGGCTGCCCGACGGCGACTACCTGCCGGGCTCGCAGGTGGCCGAGCGGTTCCACGAGATGCTGGAGTCGTTCGAGCGGCCGCCGCGCGCCTCGGAGGTGCTGCGGCACCTGGCCGACGCCTCCGGCCACACCGCCTACCTGGCCCAGCTCGCCGACGGGCGGCTGATGGTCGTGGAGGTGGCCGAGGGGCCGCGCTCGCCGTGGCTGGAGGACCTGCAGGCGGGCCTGGAGACGGCGCCGCACGCCACCGCGCTCGGCAAGGCGCTGCTGCTGTCCCTCCCGCCCCATGTCCGGCGCGGCGTGCTCACCGGGCACGGCATGCAACGCTTCACCTCCGTGACCCCTTCGAGCGTGGAGGAGCTGGAGGAGGAGCTGGCGGGGTTACGGCCGGGGCAGGTGGTGGAGGAGCACGGTCAGTTCAGGCAGGACGTGGCGTGCGCGGGCGCGATCGTGCCGGGGACGCAGTGGGCGATCGGCATCTCGGCCCGCGGCCTGACCGTCCCGACCCCCGCCGCCGCCCACCTGGCCCTCGCGGTCCGGGACCTGGCGGGGCCATAA
- a CDS encoding chorismate-binding protein encodes MDNVYDGFAHLGHVYATGLRDVTSDLAALDGEGWWAVVVDYEGKVTCARFDRVRESPLPAPARPWHGPRPDQWRSSLDQAAYERGVRAIRGHIERGEVYQANLCRILTAPVPADADPLALAARLAAGNPAPYAAVIRVPGLSVVSASPELYLSRDGDVVESRPIKGTGATADDLLDKDYAENVMIVDLVRNDLGRVAAVGSVEVPSLCAVEEHPGLVHLVSTVRARLAPGAGWPELFAATFPPGSVTGAPKSSALRIINELEPAPRGPYCGAVGWVDADRRRAALAVGIRTFWISPLAHGQGELRFGTGAGITWGSDPRREWLETELKAARLIALASTGGTT; translated from the coding sequence ATGGACAATGTGTACGACGGTTTCGCCCACTTAGGCCACGTGTACGCGACCGGGTTGCGTGACGTGACCTCCGACCTGGCCGCGCTCGACGGCGAGGGCTGGTGGGCTGTCGTCGTCGACTACGAGGGCAAGGTGACGTGCGCCCGGTTCGACCGGGTGCGCGAGTCACCCCTGCCCGCCCCCGCCCGCCCCTGGCACGGGCCCCGGCCCGACCAGTGGCGCAGCTCGCTCGATCAGGCCGCCTACGAGCGCGGCGTGCGCGCCATCCGCGGCCACATCGAGCGGGGCGAGGTCTACCAGGCGAACCTCTGCCGGATCCTGACGGCCCCCGTCCCGGCCGACGCCGACCCGCTCGCCCTGGCCGCCCGGCTGGCCGCGGGCAACCCCGCGCCGTACGCGGCCGTCATCCGGGTGCCCGGCCTGAGCGTGGTGTCCGCATCGCCCGAGCTCTACCTGTCGCGTGACGGCGACGTGGTGGAGTCCAGGCCCATCAAGGGCACCGGCGCGACCGCGGACGACCTCCTCGACAAGGACTACGCCGAGAACGTCATGATCGTCGACCTCGTCCGCAACGACCTCGGCAGGGTCGCGGCCGTCGGCTCGGTCGAGGTGCCGTCGCTCTGCGCCGTCGAGGAGCACCCCGGGCTCGTCCATCTCGTCTCCACCGTCCGGGCCAGGCTGGCGCCGGGGGCGGGCTGGCCCGAGCTCTTCGCGGCGACTTTCCCGCCCGGATCTGTCACGGGCGCGCCCAAGTCGTCGGCTCTGCGCATCATCAACGAGCTCGAACCTGCTCCCCGGGGGCCGTACTGTGGGGCTGTGGGCTGGGTCGACGCCGACCGCCGCCGGGCGGCGCTGGCCGTGGGCATCAGAACATTCTGGATCTCGCCATTGGCCCACGGCCAGGGCGAGCTCCGATTCGGCACGGGAGCGGGCATCACCTGGGGCAGCGATCCCAGGCGCGAATGGCTCGAGACCGAGCTCAAAGCAGCCAGGCTCATCGCACTGGCATCCACAGGAGGAACTACATGA
- a CDS encoding epimerase, with the protein MRVILFGATGMVGRGVLRECLLDDRVDAVLTVGRAPTGVVHGKLREITHRDLLDLAPIEGELAGYDACFFCLGVSSAGMSERDYRRITYDVTLAAGRTLARLNPGSTFVYVSGAGTDAQGRSMWARVKGATENALLELPFEAYMFRPGYIQPMHGVTSRTRVYRLAYVVTRPLYPILRRLFASAVTTTERIGRAMIAVAERGAPKRILGPSDINALAA; encoded by the coding sequence ATGAGGGTGATCCTGTTCGGGGCGACCGGGATGGTCGGGCGCGGGGTGCTCAGGGAGTGCCTGCTCGACGACCGGGTGGACGCCGTGCTCACCGTCGGGCGCGCCCCCACGGGGGTCGTCCACGGCAAGCTGCGCGAGATCACCCACCGCGACCTGCTCGATCTCGCCCCGATCGAGGGCGAGCTGGCCGGCTACGACGCCTGCTTCTTCTGCCTCGGGGTCTCGTCGGCGGGCATGAGCGAGCGGGACTACCGGCGGATCACCTACGACGTCACGCTGGCCGCCGGGCGCACGCTCGCCCGGCTCAACCCCGGCTCGACGTTCGTGTACGTGTCGGGCGCCGGCACCGACGCCCAGGGGCGCTCGATGTGGGCCAGGGTGAAGGGCGCGACCGAGAACGCGCTGCTGGAGCTGCCCTTCGAGGCCTACATGTTCCGGCCCGGCTACATCCAGCCGATGCACGGCGTCACGTCGCGGACCCGGGTCTACCGGCTGGCCTACGTGGTGACGCGGCCGCTCTACCCGATCCTGCGGCGGCTGTTCGCGTCGGCGGTCACCACGACGGAGCGCATCGGCCGGGCCATGATCGCGGTCGCCGAGCGCGGCGCCCCCAAGCGGATCCTCGGCCCGTCCGACATCAACGCGCTGGCTGCCTAG
- a CDS encoding ArsR/SmtB family transcription factor: MEYIARDADIAPVAALIADPTRAAMLTALLGGRALAAGELARVAGVSAATASAHLSRLLDGRLVDVVRQGRHRYYRLAGHDVAEVLEVLARVSARPPVRSLRQSRQARMLEEARTCYDHLAGRAGVGLLDRLAEGGYYAAQDLTEAGERLLAGIGVDVDGARRSRRRFAPECLDWTERRSHLGGALGAAITEVLFERDWYRRGKVPRAVVLTDEGREGLSALFPSKELTSGTPVT; the protein is encoded by the coding sequence ATGGAGTACATCGCTCGTGACGCCGACATAGCGCCCGTCGCCGCGCTCATCGCGGACCCGACCAGGGCGGCCATGCTGACCGCCCTCCTCGGCGGGCGGGCCCTGGCGGCGGGAGAGCTGGCCAGGGTGGCCGGGGTCAGCGCCGCCACGGCGAGCGCCCACCTGTCCAGGCTGCTCGACGGGCGGCTGGTCGACGTCGTACGCCAGGGCCGCCACCGCTACTACCGCCTGGCCGGGCACGACGTGGCCGAGGTGCTGGAGGTGCTGGCCAGGGTCAGCGCCCGCCCGCCCGTACGCTCCCTGCGCCAGTCCAGGCAGGCCAGGATGCTGGAGGAGGCCCGCACCTGCTACGACCACCTCGCGGGACGGGCCGGGGTGGGGCTGCTCGACCGGCTCGCCGAGGGCGGCTACTACGCGGCGCAGGACCTGACCGAGGCGGGAGAGCGGCTGCTGGCCGGCATCGGCGTGGACGTGGACGGCGCGCGCAGGTCGCGCAGGCGGTTCGCGCCCGAGTGCCTGGACTGGACCGAGCGCAGGTCGCATCTGGGCGGGGCGCTGGGGGCGGCGATCACCGAGGTGCTGTTCGAGCGGGACTGGTACCGGCGCGGGAAGGTGCCCAGGGCGGTGGTCCTCACCGACGAGGGCAGGGAGGGGCTGTCCGCATTGTTCCCAAGTAAGGAGCTAACATCGGGTACGCCGGTTACCTAG